One part of the Lycium ferocissimum isolate CSIRO_LF1 chromosome 8, AGI_CSIRO_Lferr_CH_V1, whole genome shotgun sequence genome encodes these proteins:
- the LOC132067719 gene encoding aspartyl protease family protein 2 codes for MATTSPFLSLLLFSLFFFSFSSSATTFSTTNRRIKKVEYLKLPLLHKDTFPSNPSQSLSSDIRRLNTLYSSLLHRSAKLPLTSGASSGSGQYFVDLRLGTPPQRLLLVADTGSDLVWVTCSACRSCTRGRGNSAFLARHSSTYFPYHCYDKKCNLVPNPKGVACNHTRQHSPCRYEYSYSDKSETKGFFSTETTTLNASSGSSVKFKKLSFGCSFEASGPSITGPSFNGAQGVMGLGRGSISLASQLGRRFGNKFSYCLMDYTLSPTPTSYLLIGRSNTVNGSKMSYTPMINNPFTSTFYYIGIESVYIEDVKLPIRPSVWAIDELGNGGTVMDSGTTLTFLAEPAYRRIVRAFKRLVKLPKADDKTMGFDLCVNVSGVVRPSFPKMSFKLSGDSVFSPPPGNYFIDTAVDVKCLALQPLTAPSGFSVIGNLMQQGFVFEFDRDRSRIGFSRHGCGKP; via the exons ATGGCAACAACATCACCATTCTTGTCCcttcttctcttctctctctttttcttctccttctcctcctccgcCACCACTTTCTCCACCACCAACCGCCGCATAAAAAAAGTCGAATACTTAAAACTCCCATTACTTCATAAAGACACATTTCCCTCAAATCCTTCACAATCACTCTCTTCTGATATCCGCCGTTTAAACACCCTTTACTCCTCCCTTCTCCACCGTAGCGCTAAGCTCCCGCTAACTTCCGGTGCTTCCTCCGGCAGCGGACAGTACTTTGTGGATCTCCGACtag GTACGCCACCGCAACGCCTCCTTTTAGTGGCCGACACAGGTAGTGACCTTGTTTGGGTAACTTGTTCCGCTTGCCGTAGCTGCACGCGCGGCCGTGGCAACTCAGCATTCCTCGCACGCCACTCTTCAACTTACTTCCCTTACCATTGCTACGACAAGAAATGTAACCTCGTACCTAACCCAAAAGGTGTCGCGTGTAACCACACGCGCCAACATAGCCCGTGTAGATACGAATACTCTTATTCGGACAAGTCGGAAACTAAAGGTTTCTTCTCAACTGAAACGACGACGCTTAATGCCAGCTCAGGTAGTTCAGTTAAGTTTAAGAAATTATCATTTGGTTGTAGTTTTGAAGCATCCGGTCCAAGCATAACCGGTCCGAGTTTTAATGGTGCACAAGGAGTTATGGGTTTGGGCCGCGGTTCAATTTCATTAGCGAGTCAACTGGGCCGCCGGTTCGGTAACAAGTTTTCTTATTGCTTAATGGACTATACATTATCTCCAACTCCAACTAGTTATTTACTAATCGGACGGTCAAACACGGTCAACGGTTCGAAAATGAGTTACACCCCAATGATAAATAATCCGTTTACTTCGACGTTTTATTATATTGGGATTGAAAGTGTTTATATTGAGGATGTGAAATTACCGATACGCCCTTCGGTTTGGGCAATTGATGAGTTAGGTAATGGTGGGACTGTTATGGATTCAGGGACAACATTGACATTTCTAGCCGAGCCGGCTTATAGGCGTATAGTTCGAGCGTTTAAGCGGCTCGTCAAGCTGCCCAAAGCCGATGATAAGACTATGGGGTTTGACTTGTGTGTTAACGTGTCGGGTGTGGTGCGACCGAGTTTCCCAAAGATGAGTTTTAAACTCAGTGGTGACTCGGTTTTCTCACCGCCACCCGGGAATTACTTTATTGATACCGCGGTGGACGTTAAATGCTTGGCATTGCAACCGTTGACCGCGCCGTCGGGGTTCTCGGTTATTGGAAACCTAATGCAACAAGGGTTCGTGTTTGAATTCGATAGAGACCGATCGCGAATCGGTTTCTCTCGGCATGGTTGTGGCAAGCCATGA